In Streptomyces longhuiensis, the following proteins share a genomic window:
- a CDS encoding class I SAM-dependent methyltransferase, whose protein sequence is MSPRPPSRPVGTVTRGTTNPNRLRRMDRWIAATHGAALRRADHPVAVDLGYGAAPWTAVELLHRLRTVAPRARVVGIEIEPARVAAALPYERDGLTFRHGGFEVPLPHDPLLIRAANVLRQYDEDQVADVWRRLTARLAPGGLLVEGTCDEIGRRHVWVALGPEGPRTVTFATRLGSLDRPSDLAERLPKALIHRNVPGEPVHAFLRDFDRAWAAAAPYASYGARQRWIRTARALSADWPVVDRPARWRQGEVTVAWGALAPRG, encoded by the coding sequence ATGAGCCCGCGCCCCCCTTCCCGCCCCGTGGGAACGGTCACACGCGGGACCACCAACCCCAATCGCCTGCGCCGCATGGACCGCTGGATCGCGGCCACGCACGGCGCCGCCCTGCGCCGTGCCGACCACCCCGTCGCCGTGGACCTGGGCTACGGAGCCGCGCCCTGGACCGCGGTCGAGCTGCTGCACCGCCTGCGCACCGTGGCACCCCGCGCGCGCGTGGTGGGTATCGAGATCGAGCCGGCCCGGGTCGCCGCCGCCCTCCCCTATGAACGGGACGGCCTCACCTTCCGCCACGGCGGCTTCGAGGTGCCTCTCCCCCACGACCCGCTCCTGATCAGGGCCGCGAACGTGCTGCGCCAGTACGACGAGGACCAGGTCGCCGACGTCTGGCGGCGGCTGACCGCCCGGCTCGCGCCCGGCGGGCTCCTGGTCGAGGGGACCTGCGACGAGATCGGCCGCCGCCACGTGTGGGTGGCGCTCGGGCCCGAGGGCCCCCGCACGGTCACCTTCGCGACCCGCCTCGGCTCCCTCGACCGCCCCTCCGACCTCGCCGAGCGCCTGCCCAAGGCGCTGATCCACCGCAACGTGCCGGGCGAGCCGGTCCACGCGTTCCTGCGCGACTTCGACCGCGCCTGGGCCGCGGCCGCCCCCTACGCCTCGTACGGGGCGCGGCAGCGGTGGATCAGGACGGCGCGGGCGCTGAGCGCGGACTGGCCGGTGGTCGACCGGCCCGCGCGCTGGCGGCAGGGAGAAGTGACGGTCGCCTGGGGGGCGTTGGCTCCTCG